A stretch of the Notamacropus eugenii isolate mMacEug1 chromosome 2, mMacEug1.pri_v2, whole genome shotgun sequence genome encodes the following:
- the WDR46 gene encoding WD repeat-containing protein 46 has protein sequence MEEAPKSGSGARVKAQGKKQKPRRYWEGETDGANSLPSDPFTAPAPARGTKRNREDWSQSRGVRVPKRSKQNQKHLRSKQNQKHLRSKQNQKHLRPNNKQELRPSQTLSGAQDPFPGPAPLSEAAINKFRRGSSKLVKKHPLKLVTEHKLKAAADEEEETSVRAARAELLLSEEPGFLEGEAGEDTATIRQADIVEAVDIASAAKHFDLNLYQFGPYRINYSRTGRHLALGGRRGHVATFDWITKKLMCEINVMEAVRDIRFLHSETLFAVAQKRWLHVYDNQGIELHCVRRCDRITRLEFLPFHFLLVTASETGFLTYLDVSVGKIVASLAARAGRLDVMTQNPHNAVIHLGHSNGTVSLWCPAVKEPLVKILCHRGGVRAVAVDSSGMYMATSGLDHQVKIFDLRGKYQPLTSRALPQGAGHLAFSQQGLLVGGMGDVVNIWRGQGSFPSLDQPYLTHRLPGHVSGLQFCPFEDVLGAGHSRGFTSILVPGAGEPNFDGLESNPYRSRKQRQEWEVKALMEKIPAELINLDPRNLGEIDVISLEQKKKERIERLGFDPEAKAPFQPKQKKKGRSSAANLVKRKTKVKDQEHREKVRQSLQQHHEQKQQEQQQKKKLKNPQSAGPRPSALDRFRH, from the exons ATGGAAGAGGCTCCAAAGTCGGGCAGCGGGGCCCGGGTCAAGGCCCAGGGCAAGAAACAG AAACCTCGACGCTACTGGGAAGGGGAAACTGATGGAGCCAATTCCCTCCCATCCGACCCTTtcactgcccctgcccctgccaggGGGACCAAGAGGAATAGGGAAGACTGGTCCCAGTCCAGGGGTGTCAGGGTACCTAAGAGGTcaaagcagaaccagaagcatCTGAGATccaagcagaaccagaagcatCTGAGGTcgaagcagaaccagaagcatctgaggccaaacAATAAACAAGAGCTGAGACCAAGTCAGACCTTATCTGGG GCTCAGGATCCATTCCCAGGGCCAGCCCCACTCTCAGAGGCTGCTATAAATAAGTTCCGAAGAGGCAGTTCTAAATTGGTGAAG AAGCATCCCCTTAAGTTGGTGACTGAGCACAAACTCAAGGCAGCTGCtgatgaagaagaggaaacaagTGTCCGTGCAGCCCGGGCCGAATTATTGCTGTCTGAGGAGCCTGG ATTCCTTGAGGGAGAGGCAGGGGAAGACACAGCTACAATCCGCCAGGCTGACATTGTAGAGGCTGTGGACATTGCAAGTGCGGCTAAG CATTTTGACCTGAACTTGTACCAGTTTGGACCCTACAGGATCAATTACTCACGGACTGGAAG ACACCTTGCCCTGGGTGGCCGGAGAGGTCATGTGGCCACATTTGACTGGATAACAAAGAAATTAATGTGTGAAATCAACGTCATGGAAGCTGTGAGGGACATACG TTTCCTGCACTCTGAGACATTGTTTGCAGTTGCTCAGAAACGCTGGCTTCATGTCTATGATAATCAAGGGATAGAGCTCCACTGTGTCCGAAGGTGTGATCGTATCACAAGACTTGAGTTCCTGCCCTTCCACTTCCTGTTGGTCACAGCT TCAGAGACAGGGTTCCTTACCTACTTGGATGTGTCTGTCGGCAAGATTGTAGCCTCTCTGGCAGCTCGGGCTGGACGTCTGGATGTGATGACCCAGAATCCCCACAATGCAGTCATCCATCTTGGCCATAGCAATG GCACTGTGTCCCTCTGGTGTCCAGCAGTGAAAGAGCCCCTGGTTAAGATTCTCTGTCACCGTGGTGGAGTCCGAGCCGTAGCAGTGGATTCCTCTGGCAT GTACATGGCAACATCTGGTCTGGACCACCAGGTGAAGATCTTTGACCTTCGGGGAAAGTACCAACCTCTGACGTCTCGGGCTCTGCCCCAGGGAGCTGGCCACTTGGCATTCTCACAGCAAGGACTGTTGGTTGGAGGCATGGGGGATGTGGTGAACATATGGAGGGGACAAGGCAGTTTTCCCTCCCTTGACCAGCCGTATCTGACCCATCGTCTCCCTGGCCACGTCAGTGGCCTTCAGTTCTGCCCTTTCGAGGATGTGCTGGGGGCAGGCCACAGCAGAGGCTTCACAAGCATCCTAGTACCTG GGGCTGGAGAGCCCAATTTTGATGGACTGGAGAGTAACCCCTATAGGAGCCGTAAGCAGCGTCAGGAATGGGAAGTGAAAGCTCTGATGGAGAAG ATCCCAGCGGAACTGATTAACCTGGATCCTCGGAACCTGGGGGAGATCGATGTCATCTCTTTGGAGCAGAAAAAGAAGGAACGGATAGAGCGACTG GGGTTCGACCCAGAGGCTAAGGCCCCCTTTCAaccaaagcagaaaaagaagggACGGAGTTCAGCAGCAAACTTGGTGAAGAGGAAGACGAAGGTTAAAGACCAGGAACACAGG GAGAAGGTCAGGCAGAGCCTTCAGCAACACCATGAGCAGAAGCAACAGGAGCAacaacagaagaagaaactaaaaaacCCCCAATCTGCTGGGCCTCGGCCTTCTGCTTTGGATAGATTTAGACACTGA
- the B3GALT4 gene encoding beta-1,3-galactosyltransferase 4 has translation MSSCLLHPRCMLLAALAFLCVWVFFGPPELRKEFSFTPPLPAPAAPVPPLSLPQFLIPNVEVCRGSGSQLFLLILVSTAPEHQKQRDAIRASWGTLREVQGHLVRTLFILGKPNYYLKNIEDVLKWEAQVQGDIVQAAFMDSYRNLTLKTLSGLAWAARYCPNVHYVLKTDDDVYINVPGLVAELDRRGKHMKQDLQQRYPSRDGIVQRDRKAKTGEKELEGAYSTYPPVPHLYLGHIHRSVYPSRLKGSRHQVSEVQWPSARGPFPPYGSGTGYVLSAPVLRLILRAAGGVPLIPVEDVFVGVIAKRVGVAPTHSSRIAGAARYPIDRCCFGRILLSSHHMQPWEIKSAWELVRGSSGNRGMPLCSWLQETLGILRCWMLNWWYS, from the coding sequence ATGTCCTCCTGCCTCCTCCATCCACGCTGCATGCTCCTGGCAGCTTTGGCATTCTTGTGTGTCTGGGTCTTCTTTGGTCCCCCTGAGCTAAGGAAAGAGTTCTCCTTCACTCCCCCACTGCCAGCCCCAGCTGCACCTGTGCCTCCACTCTCCTTGCCCCAGTTTCTGATCCCTAATGTAGAGGTCTGCAGAGGTTCTGGTTCCCAACTTTTCCTTCTGATCCTAGTGAGCACTGCACCTGAGCATCAAAAGCAGAGAGATGCTATTCGAGCCTCTTGGGGGACTCTGCGGGAGGTCCAGGGTCACTTGGTCCGGACACTCTTCATACTGGGGAAACCGAATTATTATCTGAAAAATATTGAAGATGTATTGAAATGGGAAGCCCAGGTCCAGGGGGATATTGTGCAGGCTGCTTTCATGGACTCATATCGAAACCTTACCCTGAAAACCTTAAGTGGGCTGGCATGGGCAGCCAGGTACTGCCCAAACGTCCATTATGTCCTCAAGACTGATGACGATGTCTACATCAATGTCCCTGGGCTTGTGGCTGAACTTGACCGACGAGGAAAGCACATGAAACAGGATCTGCAACAGAGATATCCTAGCAGAGATGGAATCGTTCAAAGGGACAGGAAGGCCAAAACTGGAGAGAAAGAATTAGAGGGTGCCTATAGCACATACCCTCCTGTACCCCACCTGTACCTTGGGCATATCCACCGGAGTGTTTACCCTTCCCGCTTGAAGGGGAGTCGGCATCAGGTATCAGAAGTGCAGTGGCCTTCTGCCCGGGGTCCCTTCCCCCCTTATGGTTCAGGCACTGGCTATGTGTTATCAGCCCCAGTCCTGCGGCTGATTCTGAGGGCAGCCGGTGGTGTACCTCTAATACCAGTAGAGGACGTTTTTGTTGGGGTGATTGCCAAGAGGGTAGGGGTTGCCCCCACCCACAGCTCACGGATAGCAGGTGCTGCTCGATACCCCATTGATCGCTGCTGCTTTGGGAGAATCTTACTAAGTTCTCACCACATGCAGCCCTGGGAAATAAAGAGTGCCTGGGAACTTGTGAGGGGTTCCTCAGGAAATAGGGGCATGCCACTCTGCTCCTGGCTTCAGGAAACTCTGGGAATACTGAGATGCTGGATGCTAAATTGGTGGTATTCTTGA
- the PFDN6 gene encoding prefoldin subunit 6: MAEVIQKKLQGELEKYQQLQKDLSKSMSSRQKLEAQLTENNIVKEELALLDGSNVVFKLLGPVLVKQELGEARATVGKRLDYITAEIKRYESQLRDLEKQSEKQREALAQLQQEFQRAQAAKAGSMGKV; the protein is encoded by the exons ATGGCGGAGGTGATTCAGAAAAAGCTCCAGGGGGAATTGGAGAAGTACCAGCAGCTCCAAAAGG ACTTGAGTAAATCTATGTCTAGTCGACAGAAACTGGAGGCACAACTGACAGAAAATAACATCGTAAAAGAG GAGTTAGCATTATTGGATGGATCCAATGTGGTGTTTAAGCTTCTGGGCCCAGTGTTGGTCAAACAGGAACTGGGGGAGGCCCGAGCTACTGTGGGCAAGCGACTGGACTATATCACAGCAGAGAT TAAACGATATGAATCTCAGCTCCGAGATCTGGAGAAGCAATCTGAAAAACAACGTGAAGCTCTGGCTCAGTTGCAGCAGGAGTTCCAGCGTGCCCAGGCTGCCAAGGCAGGGTCTATGGGAAAGGTTTGA